A genomic segment from Candidatus Brocadia sinica JPN1 encodes:
- the pnpS gene encoding two-component system histidine kinase PnpS yields MSKVIKGHYSNQLTGSPESDIKTIILYILLTFAITLVIGFVLLRINTSPLLNITRIAQNFARGNFARKAEIASSDEMGDLANAINTMGIELQSRMQTILDDKNKLDAIMAHMGDAIITTDLEERIILINNAAKTMFGISKVVLDKDYLWEKIRNEKLCNLVREIIKIQATRTSEIEIPSPEKKLLQTHLSPIQIDKNTYGILMVFHDITELRKLENTRREFVANVSHELRTPLTSIKGYVETLLENKVLRREDTQEFLTIIMKHTQRLDNLIKDILELSRLDSHDLKIELHTLDIHPCIDNIFLQYQEHCVGKNQTFELDIPHRIPAIETNEYLLRQLLTNLLDNAIKYTPKGGRIGLKVELVNKSVRFEILDTGIGIPQEHIPRIFERFYRVDPARSREMGGTGLGLSIVKHIVHLHHGSIKVESTVNVGSKFIITIPLQQPKYAA; encoded by the coding sequence GTGAGCAAGGTCATAAAAGGGCATTACTCGAATCAATTAACCGGAAGTCCGGAGTCTGATATCAAAACAATTATTTTATACATACTCCTTACCTTTGCGATAACCTTGGTCATTGGTTTTGTCCTCTTGAGAATAAATACATCTCCCCTGTTAAATATTACTCGAATAGCGCAAAATTTTGCACGCGGCAATTTTGCACGAAAAGCAGAGATCGCTTCTTCAGATGAAATGGGAGACCTGGCAAATGCAATCAATACTATGGGCATTGAGCTTCAATCCAGGATGCAAACGATCCTGGATGATAAAAATAAACTGGACGCTATCATGGCTCACATGGGTGATGCCATTATTACCACAGACCTGGAGGAACGAATTATCCTCATCAACAATGCAGCAAAAACCATGTTTGGCATATCAAAGGTTGTTTTGGATAAAGACTATTTGTGGGAAAAGATAAGAAATGAAAAACTGTGCAATTTGGTCAGAGAAATAATCAAAATTCAAGCAACCAGAACATCCGAAATCGAGATTCCTTCGCCCGAAAAAAAATTACTGCAAACACATCTTTCTCCAATCCAGATCGATAAAAATACATACGGAATACTCATGGTTTTCCACGATATTACCGAACTGCGAAAACTGGAAAATACCCGCAGGGAATTCGTTGCCAATGTGTCCCACGAACTCAGGACCCCCCTTACCTCTATTAAGGGATATGTAGAAACATTACTCGAAAATAAGGTACTGCGACGTGAAGATACACAAGAATTTCTTACTATTATCATGAAACACACACAGAGACTCGACAATCTGATCAAAGATATTTTAGAACTATCCAGGCTGGACTCCCACGATTTAAAGATAGAACTTCACACATTGGATATACATCCTTGTATAGACAATATTTTTTTACAGTATCAGGAGCACTGTGTGGGAAAAAACCAAACTTTTGAGCTGGATATACCCCATCGCATACCGGCAATAGAAACAAATGAATACCTCTTGCGCCAGTTGCTGACCAACTTACTCGACAATGCAATAAAATATACCCCGAAAGGTGGCCGAATAGGTTTGAAGGTTGAACTCGTCAATAAATCCGTCCGGTTTGAAATATTAGACACTGGTATTGGCATTCCGCAAGAGCATATCCCACGTATTTTCGAGAGATTTTACCGTGTTGACCCGGCCCGTTCACGGGAAATGGGTGGAACGGGGCTGGGACTTTCCATCGTCAAGCATATTGTTCATCTTCATCATGGGTCCATTAAAGTTGAAAGTACGGTAAACGTTGGAAGTAAATTCATCATTACAATACCCCTGCAACAGCCAAAATACGCAGCATAA